The following are from one region of the Sorghum bicolor cultivar BTx623 chromosome 2, Sorghum_bicolor_NCBIv3, whole genome shotgun sequence genome:
- the LOC8057322 gene encoding rho GTPase-activating protein 2 codes for MVEVMMVPSSNGCGEGGGGAGSEGKGEDGQQGQQQQQQQGQQGQGQVLALVLAALRKSVVLPCQMADADDPAGAAWGMEIGWPTDVRHVAHVTFDRLHGFLGLPVEFELEIPGQVPSASASVFGVSPESMQCGYDDKGNSVPKILLLMQERLYAQDGLRAEGIFRITPENSQEEHVREQLNSGIVPDDIDVHCLASLIKAWFRELPEGVLDRLSPEQVLHCNTEEQCIELVKLLPATQAALLHWVVELMADVVEEEESNKMNARNVAMVFAPNMTQMSDPLTALMHAVQVMNLLKTLILKTLREREDDDAGAYSSFSSSSSLSDELDEEDGHDQQDGENDSGSENYNCSANERPKDIDKATALRVDNEQLIGVSRRHTSTDCHLPYVRFSNDNEDVLSLDDIEECFLRRLEWKSVRGSVDEGDSRNSPPSEKEAEWLSSSENTIGEERGRTSNATDASINELTQTEIRIEMASAEVRNAAKGELILCS; via the exons ATGGTTGAGGTGATGATGGTGCCCAGCTCCAACGGCTGCGGCGAGGGTGGTGGCGGTGCGGGAAGCGAGGGGAAGGGGGAGGACGGGCAgcaggggcagcagcagcagcagcagcaggggcagcAGGGACAGGGGCAGGTGCTGGCGCTGGTGCTGGCCGCGCTCCGCAAGTCGGTGGTGCTGCCGTGCCAGATGGCGGACGCCGACGACCCAGCGGGGGCGGCCTGGGGGATGGAGATCGGCTGGCCCACCGACGTCCGCCACGTCGCGCACGTCACCTTCGACCGCCTCCACGGATTCCTCGGCCTCCCCGTCGAGTTCGAGCTCGAGATCCCCGGCCAGGTCCCCAGCGCCAG CGCCAGCGTGTTCGGGGTATCGCCGGAGTCGATGCAGTGCGGCTACGATGACAAGGGGAACTCGGTGCCCAAGATCCTTCTGCTCATGCAAGAGAGGCTGTACGCGCAGGATGGGCTCAGG GCAGAGGGGATCTTCCGGATCACCCCGGAGAACAGCCAGGAGGAGCATGTTAGGGAGCAGCTCAACAGCGGCATCGTGCCTGACGACATCGACGTGCACTGCCTTGCTAGTTTGATCAAG GCATGGTTCAGAGAACTCCCTGAGGGTGTGCTTGACAGGCTCTCGCCTGAGCAAGTCCTTCACTGCAACACAGAGGAGCAATGCATTGAGCTCGTAAAGCTTCTTCCAGCAACCCAGGCTGCACTTCTTCATTGGGTCGTTGAGCTCATGGCTGATGTTGTTGAGGAAGAGGAGTCAAATAAGATGAATGCAAGAAATGTTGCCATGGTTTTTGCACCGAATATGACACAG ATGTCCGATCCTCTGACAGCTCTGATGCATGCTGTTCAAGTCATGAACTTGCTCAAAACCTTGATTCTCAAAACACTTCGGGAACGCGAGGATGATGATGCAGGAGCCTATTCGTCATTTTCATCTTCGTCGTCTTTATCTGATGAACTTGATGAGGAGGATGGCCATGACCAACAGGATGGTGAAAATGACAGTGGCAGTGAGAACTATAATTGCAGTGCTAACGAAAGACCAAAAGATATTGACAAGGCTACTGCGCTAAGAGTAGACAATGAGCAGCTAATTGGTGTGTCCAGGAGGCACACATCAACTGATTGTCATTTGCCTTACGTTAGATTCAGTAATGACAATGAAGACGTACTATCACTGGATGATATTGAGGAATGCTTCTTAAGAAGACTAGAATGGAAATCAGTGAGGGGAAGTGTTGATGAAGGCGACAGCAGAAACTCTCCTCCCTCAGAGAAAGAGGCGGAGTGGCTTAGCTCCTCTGAGAACACAATTGGCGAAGAAAGAGGCAGAACAAGCAATGCCACTGATGCAAGTATCAATGAGCTGACGCAAACAGAAATCAGAATTGAAATGGCGAGTGCAGAGGTAAGAAATGCTGCAAAAGGGGAGCTCATTCTTTGCTCGTAA
- the LOC8057321 gene encoding transmembrane protein 97: protein MASAAAAVDAVAALFSLIMAVAAPLFDSQVVLPVSLYPAPLVDIFRWFTAEFDNYVVADAPPFLRGLVWLDLAFLWPVSVANLYGILARRRWSAATSLMAGVYMLTYLSAMFGEMLGSGRATPKLLGLYLLFLVFAVASVARGLCSCSTQATPAAAGPSSPALAARKKRV, encoded by the exons AtggcctcggcggcggcggcggtggacgCGGTGGCGGCTCTCTTCTCGCTGATCATGGCCGTGGCGGCGCCGCTGTTCGACTCCCAGGTCGTCCTCCCGGTCAGCCTCTACCCGGCGCCGCTGGTGGACATCTTCCGGTGGTTCACCGCCGAGTTCGACAACTACGTCGTGGCCGACGCGCCGCCTTTCCTCCGCGGCCTCGTCTGGCTCGACCTCGCCTTCCTCTGGCCGGTCAGCGTCGCCAACCTCTACGGCATCCTCGCTCGCCGACGCTGGTCCGCCGCCACCTCCCTCATGGCCGGTGTCTACATGCTCACCTACCTG TCTGCAATGTTTGGGGAGATGTTGGGTTCAGGGAGAGCAACGCCGAAGCTGCTTGGGTTGTACCTTCTGTTCCTTGTTTTCGCTGTAGCTTCAGTTGCGCGTGGCCTCTGCTCCTGCTCAACACAGGCTACACCGGCGGCAGCAGGTCCTTCGTCGCCTGCACTTGCTGCTCGGAAGAAGAGGGTCTAG
- the LOC8057913 gene encoding rapid alkalinization factor produces MAKLALALLLLLAVTAASASAAGGSHLDLDLDLGSFLSSAGRREECRGGTVGECLAEDPEPLDLDLAGASADSHRRALYGGGYISYRALQRGNVPCSRRGASYYNCRPGAQANPYHRGCSRITRCRG; encoded by the coding sequence ATGGCTAAGCTCGCGCtggccctcctcctcctcctggccGTGACGGCGGCGTCCGCGTCGGCCGCCGGCGGGAGCCACCTGGACCTGGACCTGGACCTGGGCAGCTTCCTCTCCTCCGCGGGCCGGAGGGAGGAGTGCCGCGGCGGCACGGTGGGCGAGTGCCTGGCCGAGGATCCGGAGCCCCTGGACCTGGACCTGGCGGGGGCGTCCGCCGACTCCCACCGCCGCGCGCTCTACGGCGGCGGGTACATCAGCTACCGCGCGCTGCAGCGGGGCAACGTGCCCTGCTCCCGCCGCGGCGCCAGCTACTACAACTGCCGCCCCGGCGCGCAGGCCAACCCCTACCACCGCGGCTGCTCCCGCATCACCCGCTGCCGCGGCTGA
- the LOC8057912 gene encoding uncharacterized protein LOC8057912 — MECNKEEASRAKDLAVVKLQEADYAGAKRIALKAQKLFPGLENISQLLTVCEVHICAAVKINGETDWYGILQVETTADDMLLKKQYRKLALLLHPDKNKFVGAEAAFKLIGEAHMILTDKVNRSRHDSKRNSFIPKSAPKKRGRPSNKTDYVAKRANKENTDAGHSTFWTICLTCGTKYQYPYSLLMKVLWCQICSKGFLAYDLSKKPSVGVEASNPWSGFRMQHQMFPPNQWTHFANQQHNYQSVPTQQNPITGHQAPVPNQQQPQNVSGQQTPDINQQQRSQKFPFSSEPKNVVNSHPRGGSGMQQEMCPPNEPTHVSDQKLYYQRAPGQQNPVNGNQTPVTDHQQQSLKVGDKNTSVTTQQQSTKPPFSSGSKNVVSSQGADFLNNNATANSNLTAEAGACSREKITKKPSFSVENGEDRTKSPAESSDKVHLVNEQMKGNEVATGSSHAINGSQVATKDVLTATSADKTLGQHPCTARQQRNNVIVEDGSDGCGKVSDHLPDSPGKKRIRKEHSSYTGGKSDHTTENEVAEANSQHKYSIPSKEKMTNQKEEMISGLNDNVLQGTKRKQQSTSSGIGSDAAARSVNNSCPSNATVSCPDSDFYDFEKNRDADRFTVDQIWAIYDDLDGMPRYYARIKQVYSPNFMLQYTWLEHDPLCDAEKEWSSKELPVACGNFRLGTTLLTEDIKMFSHVVSWTKGRKRNRYEIYPKKGEVWALFRGWDIKWSSDSDDHRHYDYDIVEITSDFATGLGTYVVPLVKIKGFVSLFVRSSIEAPFLIPSGNTLSFSHSIPFHRLAETERKHIPNGALELDTASLPSDLDKAFTPVNLDSSFMSTGDGNTTCNVSSTRSCKVPVGKTEQSQDGTGTDVKDEVEKLNQNTKIEQDNGSEASVIDHCGDGWNDSSPPESPTSFCYPDTEFCNFTSFRSFDKFKKGQVWALYCDTDKFPKYYGLIKSVDSEDCRIRIKWLEHCPCEQVEKRLAQDGLSIGCGIFEVSRQSEIYDCTEVFSHNMEVMLTGKGKKYEILPCTGQVWAIYKDWSSAWSFEDYSRCEYFLVEVMEISNVNITVSCLTKVDGFSTVFMPEQKGESRSSMRIARSDLIMFSHQVPAFRLTNENDYLCGYWELDPASLPEVLLVRKTK; from the coding sequence ATGGAGTGCAACAAGGAGGAAGCTTCAAGAGCTAAGGATTTAGCTGTGGTAAAGCTGCAAGAAGCAGACTATGCTGGTGCTAAAAGGATTGCCCTCAAGGCTCAAAAGCTTTTCCCTGGCCTTGAAAATATTTCTCAGCTGTTAACTGTCTGTGAAGTTCACATCTGTGCTGCTGTTAAGATCAATGGGGAGACTGACTGGTATGGTATCCTTCAAGTAGAAACAACTGCAGATGACATGTTACTCAAGAAACAATACCGCAAACTTGCTCTCTTACTCCATCCTGATAAGAACAAGTTTGTGGGTGCTGAAGCTGCCTTTAAGCTAATTGGAGAAGCTCACATGATACTGACAGATAAAGTAAACCGTTCGCGTCATGACTCAAAAAGGAACTCATTTATTCCAAAATCTGCACCAAAGAAGCGTGGACGACCATCAAACAAAACTGACTATGTTGCTAAGAGGGCCAATAAGGAGAACACTGATGCTGGACATTCAACTTTCTGGaccatttgcttgacttgtggAACCAAATACCAGTATCCATATAGTTTGTTGATGAAAGTTCTCTGGTGCCAGATCTGCTCAAAGGGTTTCCTTGCTTATGATTTGTCTAAGAAACCTTCTGTCGGAGTGGAAGCATCAAATCCATGGAGTGGATTTCGGATGCAACACCAAATGTTCCCCCCAAATCAATGGACACACTTTGCCAACCAACAACACAATTACCAGAGTGTCCCTACTCAGCAAAATCCTATCACTGGTCATCAAGCTCCTGTCCCCAACCAGCAACAACCTCAGAATGTCTCTGGTCAGCAAACTCCAGACATTAACCAGCAACAACGATCACAGAAATTCCCTTTCAGTTCAGAGCCAAAGAATGTGGTAAACTCTCATCCACGGGGTGGATCTGGTATGCAACAGGAAATGTGTCCTCCGAATGAACCCACACATGTATCTGACCAAAAACTCTACTATCAAAGGGCCCCTGGTCAGCAAAACCCTGTCAATGGTAATCAAACTCCTGTCACTGaccatcaacagcaatctctgAAAGTTGGGGATAAGAATACTTCTGTCACTACCCAGCAACAATCTACCAAACCCCCTTTCAGTTCAGGATCAAAGAATGTAGTGAGTTCTCAAGGGGCAGATTTTCTGAACAATAATGCAACTGCAAATAGTAACCTTACAGCTGAAGCTGGGGCTTGTAGTAGAGAAAAGATTACAAAAAAACCATCATTCAGTGTTGAAAATGGTGAAGATAGAACTAAATCACCAGCTGAGAGTTCTGATAAAGTTCATCTAGTAAATGAGCAAATGAAAGGAAATGAGGTAGCTACAGGATCCAGTCATGCCATAAATGGTAGCCAGGTTGCTACGAAAGATGTTCTTACTGCCACAAGTGCAGATAAAACACTCGGGCAGCATCCTTGTACAGCAAGGCAGCAGAGAAATAATGTAATTGTTGAAGATGGGTCTGATGggtgtggaaaggttagtgatcaTCTTCCTGATTCTCCTGGAAAGAAAAGGATAAGAAAAGAACATTCTTCCTATACTGGTGGCAAAAGTGACCATACAACAGAAAATGAAGTTGCTGAAGCAAACAGCCAACACAAATATAGTATTCCAAGCAAAGAGAAGATGACAAATCAAAAAGAAGAAATGATCAGTGGCTTAAATGACAATGTGTTGCaaggaacaaaaagaaaacaacaaTCTACAAGTTCTGGAATTGGAAGCGATGCTGCTGCTAGATCTGTGAACAATAGTTGTCCCAGCAACGCTACAGTTTCATGTCCAGATTCAGACTTCTACGACTTTGAGAAAAACAGGGATGCAGATCGATTCACAGTTGATCAGATATGGGCAATTTATGATGATCTTGATGGCATGCCAAGATACTATGCTCGAATTAAGCAGGTTTACTCTCCAAACTTTATGTTGCAGTACACATGGCTAGAGCATGATCCTTTGTGTGATGCTGAGAAGGAATGGTCTTCTAAGGAGCTGCCTGTTGCTTGTGGAAATTTCAGACTTGGAACCACACTCTTGACTGAAGATATCAAGATGTTTTCTCATGTTGTTTCTTGGACAAAAGGAAGGAAGAGGAACAGATATGAGATTTATCCTAAGAAAGGTGAAGTTTGGGCACTTTTCAGGGGATGGGACATCAAGTGGAGTTCAGATTCCGATGATCATAGGCATTATGATTATGATATTGTTGAAATCACCTCAGACTTTGCTACGGGTTTAGGCACTTATGTGGTTCCCTTGGTAAAGATTAAAGGTTTTGTCAGCTTATTTGTTCGATCAAGCATCGAAGCACCATTTCTGATACCTAGTGGCAACACCCTTAGTTTCTCGCACAGCATCCCTTTTCACAGGTTGGCAGAAACTGAGAGGAAACACATCCCAAATGGTGCTCTTGAGCTGGATACTGCATCACTACCTTCTGATTTGGACAAAGCGTTTACTCCTGTGAACCTTGACAGCAGTTTTATGAGCACCGGAGATGGTAACACTACATGTAACGTTTCATCTACTAGATCTTGTAAAGTGCCAGTTGGAAAGACCGAACAGAGTCAGGATGGTACTGGTACAGATGTGAAGGATGAAGTTGAGAAATTGAATCAGAATACAAAGATTGAACAAGATAATGGCTCAGAGGCTTCAGTGATTGATCATTGTGGTGATGGGTGGAATGATAGCTCTCCACCAGAATCACCGACTAGCTTTTGTTACCCTGATACAGAGTTTTGCAACTTCACTAGTTTCAGATCATTTGACAAATTCAAGAAAGGGCAAGTTTGGGCACTGTATTGTGATACTGACAAGTTCCCAAAGTACTATGGTTTAATAAAGAGCGTCGATTCAGAAGACTGCAGAATTCGCATAAAGTGGCTTGAGCACTGTCCATGTGAACAAGTGGAGAAGCGCTTGGCACAAGACGGTTTGTCTATTGGCTGTGGAATATTTGAAGTCAGCAGGCAAAGTGAAATCTATGATTGTACAGAAGTCTTCTCTCACAATATGGAGGTGATGCTGACGGGTAAAGGGAAAAAATATGAAATCCTTCCTTGTACTGGCCAGGTATGGGCTATATACAAGGACTGGAGCAGTGCATGGAGCTTTGAAGATTACAGTAGATGTGAATATTTTCTGGTCGAGGTCATGGAGATTTCTAATGTTAATATAACAGTGTCCTGTCTTACAAAAGTGGATGGCTTTAGCACAGTATTCATGCCAGAGCAGAAAGGTGAATCCAGGAGTTCCATGAGAATAGCAAGGAGTGACTTGATTATGTTTTCTCATCAGGTTCCTGCCTTCCGCTTGACAAATGAAAATGACTATCTTTGTGGTTACTGGGAACTTGATCCTGCATCACTACCAGAAGTTTTACTGGTCAGAAAAACCAAGTGA